A single Leptidea sinapis chromosome 2, ilLepSina1.1, whole genome shotgun sequence DNA region contains:
- the LOC126973923 gene encoding zinc finger protein OZF-like has product YVHNFKINNIFSLTVKAQTERKNERKKVEQKISINNSTVCDNSEETCIKHLIIEEQNVSKKSFSQSQHLKIHSRTHCGEKPYSCNECDKSFSQRHHLKLHIRIHSGEKPYSCHVCGKSFSRSGHLKIHSTIHSGEKPYSCNECGKSFSLCQNLKIHSRIHSNEKPYSCNICHKSFIQSHHLKIHSRIHSGEKPYACNVCGKSFSRSEHLKNHSRIHSGVKLYSCNKCGKSFSLSQNLKIHSRIHSGEKPYSCNICGNSFSQNEHLKIHSRIHSGEKPYSCNECGKCFRQSGLLKSHNRIHSGEKPYSCGVCGMTFKLSGQLKIHNQIHSGEKPYSCGVCGKTFKLSGQLNIHNRIHSGEKPYSCIECGKSFSRRQNLKVHSRIHSGEPPYSCNECGTTFNLSRQLKIHNRIHNGEKLYTCNECGKTFWRSYNLTRHIRIHSGEKPYSCNKCDKSFYQSYDLKRHHRKHSGEKPYSFNDVVINSD; this is encoded by the coding sequence TACGTTCATAATTTtaagattaataatatattttcacttACAGTTAAAGCACAAACAGAACGAAAAAACGAAAGGAAGAAAGTAGAACAAAAGATTTCTATAAACAATAGTACAGTTTGTGACAATAGCGAAGAGACGTGCATAAAACACCTTATTATTGAGGAGCAAAATGTGAGCAAAAAATCTTTCAGTCAAAGTCAACATTTAAAGATTCATAGTAGAACACATtgtggtgaaaagccatattcttgtaatgaGTGTGATAAGAGTTTCAGTCAACGTCATCATTTGAAGCTTCATATTAGAATACATAGCGGTGAAAAACCATATTCTTGTCatgtatgtggtaagagtttcagtcGAAGTGGACATTTGAAGATTCATAGTACAATTCATagtggtgaaaagccatattcttgtaatgaatgtggtaagagtttcagttTATGTCAAAATTTGAAGATACATAGTAGGATACATAGCaatgaaaagccatattcttgtaatatATGCCATAAGAGTTTCATTCAAAGTCATCATTTGAAGAttcatagtagaatacatagtGGTGAAAAACCATATGCTTGTAatgtatgtggtaagagtttcagtcGAAGTGAACATTTGAAGAatcatagtagaatacatagtGGTGTAAAGCTGTATTCTTGTAATaaatgtggtaagagtttcagttTAAGTCAAAATTTGAAGATTCATAGCAGGATACATagtggtgaaaagccatattcttgtaatatATGTGGTAATAGTTTCAGTCAAAATGAACATTTGAAGATTCATAGTAGAATCCATagtggtgaaaagccatattcttgtaatgaATGTGGTAAGTGTTTCAGACAAAGTGGCCTGTTGAAGTCACATAATAGAATACATagtggtgaaaagccatattcttgtggTGTCTGTGGAATGACTTTCAAACTAAGTGGCCAGTTGAAGATACATAACCAAATACATagtggtgaaaagccatattcttgtggAGTGTGTGGAAAGACTTTCAAACTGAGTGGCCAGTTGAATATACATAACAGAATACATagtggtgaaaagccatattcttgtattgaatgtggtaagagtttcagtcGACGTCAAAATTTGAAGGttcatagtagaatacatagtGGTGAACcgccatattcttgtaatgaATGTGGAACGACTTTCAATCTTAGTCGCCAATTGAAGATACATAACAGAATACATAATGGTGAAAAATTGTATACATGTAATGAATGTGGTAAGACCTTCTGGCGATCTTATAATTTGACGAGACACATTAGAATACATagtggtgaaaagccatattcttgtaataaATGTGATAAGAGCTTCTATCAATCTTATGATTTGAAAAGACACCATAGAAAACATagtggtgaaaagccatattcatTTAATGATGTGGTAATAAATTCAGACTAA